One segment of Setaria viridis chromosome 4, Setaria_viridis_v4.0, whole genome shotgun sequence DNA contains the following:
- the LOC117852185 gene encoding mitogen-activated protein kinase 1: protein MDGGAQPPDTEMTDAGAGAGGGGGHPPQQPAGGGGGMMDNIQATLSHGGRFIQYNIFGNVFEVTSKYKPPILPIGKGAYGIVCSALNSETGEQVAIKKIANAFDNKIDAKRTLREIKLLRHMDHENIVAIRDIIPPSQREAFNDVYIAYELMDTDLHQIIRSNQALSEEHCQYFLYQILRGLKYIHSANVLHRDLKPSNLLLNANCDLKICDFGLARITSETDFMTEYVVTRWYRAPELLLNSSEYTAAIDVWSVGCIFMELMDRKPLFPGRDHVHQLRLLMELIGTPNEADLDFVNENARRYIRQLPRHARQSFPEKFPHVQPLAIDLVEKMLTFDPRQRITVEGALAHPYLASLHDISDEPVCSMPFSFDFEQHALSEEQMKDLIYQEALAFNPDYQ from the exons ATGGACGGCGGGGCGCAGCCGCCGGACACGGAGATGACGGACGCCggagcgggcgccggcggcggaggaggccacccgccgcagcagccggcggggggaggaggcgggatGATGGACAACATCCAGGCGACGCTGAGCCACGGCGGGCGCTTCATCCAGTACAACATCTTCGGCAACGTGTTCGAGGTCACCTCCAAGTACAAGCCCCCCATCCTCCCCATCGGCAAGGGCGCCTACGGCATCGTCTG CTCGGCGCTCAACTCCGAGACGGGGGAGCAGGTGGCGATCAAGAAGATCGCCAACGCCTTCGACAACAAGATCGACGCCAAGCGCACGCTCCGCGAGATCAAGCTGCTCCGCCACATGGACCACGAGAAT ATTGTTGCAATAAGGGATATCATACCTCCTTCACAGAGGGAGGCATTCAATGATGTGTATATTGCGTATGAATTGATGGATACTGATCTGCATCAAATTATTCGTTCAAATCAAGCTTTATCAGAGGAGCACTGCCAG taTTTTCTTTATCAAATTCTCCGCGGTTTGAAGTATATACATTCAGCAAATGTCCTTCACCGTGACTTGAAGCCTAGCAATCTCCTTTTGAATGCAAACTGTGACCTCAAGATTTGTGACTTTGGACTTGCTCGCATCACCTCAGAAACTGATTTTATGACTGAATATGTTGTCACGAGATGGTATAGAGCACCAGAGCTTTTGTTGAATTCCTCTGAGTATACTGCGGCAATTGATGTGTGGTCTGTGGGCTGTATATTTATGGAACTGATGGACCGGAAGCCCTTGTTTCCTGGaagagatcatgtccatcagCTACGTTTACTAATGGAG CTCATCGGGACACCAAATGAGGCTGATCTGGACTTCGTAAATGAAAATGCAAGAAGATATATCCGCCAACTGCCCCGTCATGCTAGGCAGTCCTTTCCTGAGAAATTTCCTCATGTTCAACCTTTAGCAATTGATCTTGTTGAGAAGATGCTGACTTTTGATCCTAGACAGAGAATAACTG TTGAAGGCGCACTTGCGCATCCTTATTTGGCATCACTTCATGACATAAGTGATGAGCCTGTCTGCTCAATGCCCTTCAGCTTCGACTTCGAGCAGCATGCACTGTCCGAAGAACAAATGAAAGATCTGATCTACCAAGAGGCTCTTGCATTCAACCCTGATTACCAGTAG
- the LOC117852186 gene encoding putative lipase YDR444W isoform X3 → MVLDVVKKMSSLRKISFLAHSLGGLFARYAIAILYSLETENAGQRSAQIVPTARGSAKSRCTSGLGAVAGLEPINFITLATPHLGVRGRNQLPFLQGLSILEKLAAPLASLIVGRSGAQLFLTDGDPSKPPLLLQMASECEDKKFILALAAFKNRVLYANVSYDHMVGWQTSSLRREKDLIKPSHRSLDGYKHIVNVEYCSPVSSEGPHFPSKAARAKEAAQRTPNTENTEEYHQMMEEEMIHGLQKVGWKKVDVNFHSSFWPYLAHNNIHVKNEWLHNAGAGVISHVADSIKQQESRPCLPANL, encoded by the exons GTCTTGGATGTGGTTAAGAAGATGTCCAGCTTGAGAAAGATTTCATTCCTAGCACATTCTTTGGGTGGTTTGTTTGCTAGATATGCTATTGCGATACTCTATTCACTGGAAACAGAGAATGCAGGACAAAGAAGTGCCCAAATTGTTCCTACAGCAAGAGGATCTGCAAAATCGCGATGTACTTCAGGATTAGGTGCAGTTGCTGGACTGGAGCCAATAAATTTTATTACCTTGGCAACCCCACATCTTGGGGTAAGAGGGAGAAATCAG CTTCCATTTCTTCAAGGGCTATCAATTCTAGAAAAACTTGctgcacctttggcttcttTAATTGTTGGCCGCTCCGGTGCTCAACTCTTTCTCACTGATGGTGATCCTAGCAAGCCACCACTTCTGCTACAAATGGCATCTGAATGTGAGGACAAAAAGTTCAT ATTAGCATTAGCAGCTTTTAAGAACCGCGTTCTGTATGCTAATGTTTCATATGACC ATATGGTTGGCTGGCAAACATCTTCATTAAGGAGAGAAAAGGATCTTATAAAG CCCTCACATCGTTCACTGGATGGCTATAAGCACATCGTGAATGTTGAATACTGTTCGCCTGTTTCATCGGAAGGCCCCCATTTTCCTTCCAAGGCTGCCAGAGCTAAAGAAGCTGCACAACGGACGCCAAACACAGAAAATACTGAGGAATACCACCAAATGATGGAGG AGGAGATGATTCATGGCTTGCAGAAGGTTGGTTGGAAGAAGGTGGACGTCaacttccattcatcgttctgGCCTTACCTTGCTCACAACAACATACAC GTCAAGAACGAGTGGCTTCACAACGCTGGTGCCGGTGTTATCTCGCACGTGGCGGACAGCATCAAGCAGCAGGAGTCACGGCCATGTCTTCCTGCGAATCTTTAG